The Stieleria sp. JC731 genome has a segment encoding these proteins:
- a CDS encoding nitroreductase family protein, which yields MTTNPTRHSVIDSVANRYSAYRFSPKPVPTDLLKQCFEAAAWAASSFNEQPWRFIVATRSDSEDFQKMLSCLMEANQSWAANAGALVLTAYRSKFTQNDNPNRVALHDLGQAAAHFALQATALGLQVHQMGGINLSQIRTEYQIPEPFEPATAIAIGYPDLDAATDPNNQKLQDRERAARVRKPLSELLFQGKWENAADWS from the coding sequence GTGACGACGAACCCCACACGTCATTCCGTCATCGACTCGGTCGCCAATCGGTACAGCGCATATCGCTTCTCGCCGAAACCGGTCCCAACCGACCTTTTAAAGCAGTGCTTCGAGGCTGCCGCATGGGCGGCAAGCAGCTTCAATGAACAGCCCTGGCGTTTCATCGTCGCCACCCGCAGTGACTCCGAAGACTTTCAGAAGATGCTTAGCTGTCTAATGGAAGCCAACCAATCCTGGGCGGCCAACGCCGGTGCTCTAGTCCTGACAGCTTATCGCAGCAAGTTCACGCAAAACGACAACCCAAACCGAGTCGCGTTGCACGATCTCGGACAAGCTGCGGCGCACTTCGCACTGCAAGCGACCGCCTTGGGTTTGCAAGTCCATCAGATGGGCGGAATAAATCTAAGCCAGATACGAACAGAATATCAGATCCCTGAACCGTTCGAACCGGCAACGGCGATCGCGATCGGCTACCCGGATCTTGACGCCGCGACCGATCCGAACAATCAAAAGTTGCAAGATCGGGAACGGGCAGCCAGAGTCCGCAAACCGCTTTCTGAACTGCTGTTCCAGGGAAAATGGGAGAATGCTGCGGATTGGTCGTGA
- a CDS encoding SpoIIE family protein phosphatase — MRLDCQEYAVEKTAPNHLRIHRGDENAAESSINARTTSQKFWQAFSAATGWRVDASHRPSVQTDTSRRKPVRVLPAVGMDVMADNPVDAMPPVEKASAAELAQLATEMASDIEMLQSHVRKREVELAAMAVAPYHTADVEETCASIEGTLRDAAEALRFDAAAIYVLDDDTQFLNTRVVFGLPQERLTAEPRALRGSRGDLEAMVQEVVMIDDLHNEIGSTWNAPENAGSAICAAIYKGDLPVGTLWLFSQNRKPLDKSHAAIARMAAKLVALNLSAAVQSRAQLSSKQATEAVADIAAWQYSALPASNDIASGWFVDGMIDSPDRWATGWHAWDVLPDGSIMLAIAEAVDHHANGAMAATTARAALTAHSGYRHSPRQMLQRISDTLWQTNTADQLVSLMYLRLDPETGEGEVAVAGQIEGMIAGDYGYRPLVASGCRPLASSFDIDCFESTFKLAQGEKLLAYTGGLRKDGIGQDLIGCCMRNSDSNAKDPLAMLRREIADFPIRNERGALMLARRSQ, encoded by the coding sequence GTGCGTCTCGACTGCCAGGAATACGCTGTGGAAAAGACGGCTCCCAATCATCTACGTATCCATCGTGGCGATGAAAACGCCGCGGAATCATCCATCAACGCTCGCACTACAAGCCAAAAATTCTGGCAAGCGTTTTCGGCGGCGACTGGCTGGCGGGTCGATGCATCGCATCGTCCTTCGGTTCAAACCGATACCTCTCGCCGCAAGCCCGTTCGCGTCTTGCCCGCGGTAGGGATGGACGTGATGGCTGACAACCCCGTCGACGCAATGCCTCCGGTCGAAAAAGCGAGCGCCGCCGAACTGGCCCAACTTGCGACCGAGATGGCGAGCGACATCGAAATGTTGCAATCGCATGTCCGCAAACGTGAAGTCGAACTCGCCGCGATGGCGGTCGCTCCGTACCACACCGCTGACGTCGAAGAAACATGTGCAAGCATCGAAGGCACTTTGCGTGATGCAGCCGAAGCGTTGCGATTTGATGCCGCGGCGATCTATGTCTTGGATGACGATACACAGTTTCTTAACACGCGGGTCGTCTTTGGTCTGCCACAAGAACGATTGACCGCCGAGCCTCGCGCCCTGCGTGGCAGCCGCGGTGATCTAGAAGCGATGGTGCAAGAGGTCGTCATGATCGATGACCTACACAACGAAATCGGTTCGACTTGGAACGCTCCCGAAAACGCCGGCTCGGCGATTTGTGCCGCGATCTACAAAGGGGACCTTCCGGTGGGAACGCTTTGGCTGTTCTCGCAAAACCGAAAGCCTTTGGACAAGTCACATGCCGCCATCGCACGAATGGCTGCCAAACTGGTCGCCTTGAATCTGTCCGCGGCCGTACAAAGCCGTGCCCAACTTTCGTCCAAACAAGCCACCGAAGCGGTCGCCGACATCGCCGCATGGCAGTACTCGGCACTTCCTGCAAGCAACGACATTGCCAGTGGCTGGTTTGTTGACGGAATGATCGACTCCCCAGATCGCTGGGCCACCGGCTGGCACGCCTGGGATGTCCTCCCCGATGGCAGCATCATGCTGGCAATCGCCGAAGCCGTTGACCATCATGCCAATGGCGCAATGGCCGCCACCACGGCCCGCGCCGCGCTGACCGCGCACAGCGGATATCGACACTCACCACGCCAAATGCTGCAACGAATCAGCGATACCCTCTGGCAAACCAACACCGCTGATCAACTGGTCTCGTTGATGTACCTGCGGTTGGATCCAGAAACAGGAGAAGGCGAAGTCGCTGTTGCCGGACAGATCGAAGGCATGATCGCCGGAGACTACGGATATCGGCCACTGGTCGCATCCGGCTGTCGCCCGCTGGCAAGCTCATTCGATATCGATTGCTTCGAATCAACATTCAAGCTTGCCCAAGGTGAGAAGCTACTGGCCTACACCGGGGGGCTTCGCAAAGACGGAATAGGACAGGATCTGATTGGGTGCTGCATGCGGAACTCCGATAGCAACGCCAAAGACCCACTTGCGATGTTGCGTCGCGAAATCGCGGACTTCCCAATCCGCAACGAACGCGGTGCACTGATGCTCGCCAGACGCTCGCAGTAG